The Zhihengliuella sp. ISTPL4 genomic interval TGGTGGACGAGGACGAGGGCGCCGACATCGTCATGGTGAAGCCGGCGATGGCCTTCCTCGATGTGCTCCGCGAGGTGCGCGACGCCGTGACCGTCCCGGTCTGGGCGTACCAGGTGTCGGGCGAGTACGCGATGATCGAAGCGGCCGCCGCGAACGGCTGGATCGATCGGCGCGCCGCGGTCCTCGAGTCGCTGCTGTCGATCCGTCGTGCGGGCGCCGACGCGGTGCTGACGTACTGGGCCACCGAAGCGGCCCGCTGGCTGCGCGGCTGAGCCTCCCTCCTGTCCGCCGACGGCCTTCGAAGGGCAGGCGGCGGGTTAGCCTGGAAGGGATGCCGGGAGAGCTCCGTGCATCACGGAGGAGCCTCGATGACCGACCGCAATGACGACCTTTTCTCTGCCGCCCGTGCGGTGATCCCCGGCGGGGTGAACTCTCCGGTGCGCGCCTACGGGTCGGTCGGCGGGACGCCGCGGTTCCTCGCCTCGGCGCGGGGAGCGACCGTGACCGATGCCGCGGGCAACGAGTACGTCGACCTCGTCGCGTCGTGGGGCCCCGCGCTGCTCGGCCACGCACAGCCCGAGGTCGTCGCCGCGGTGCAGGAAGCCGCCACCCGCGGGCTCTCGTTCGGCGCTCCCACCGAGGGGGAGGTCGAGCTCGCCGCGCTCATCGCCGACCGCGTCCGGTTCGGCGAGATCCGTCCCGTCGAGCGTGTCCGTCTGGTCTCGACGGGCACCGAGGCCACCATGACCGCGATCCGTCTCGCCCGCGGCGCGACCGGCCGCGATCTGCTCGTGAAGTTCGCCGGTCACTATCACGGCCACTCCGACGGCCTGCTCGCCGAGGCCGGCTCCGGGGTCGCCACGCTCGCGCTGCCCGGGTCGGCGGGCGTGCCCGCGCCGATCGCCGCGCAGACGCTCGTGATCCGCTACAACGACCCGGAGGCGCTCGCCGCGGTCTTCGCCGAGCACGGCCCGCGGATCGCGGCCGTCATCGTCGAGGCCTCGGCGGCGAACATGGGCGTCGTCCCTCCGCTGCCGGGCTTCAACCGCCTCATCGCGGAGACCGCCCACGCCCACGGCGCCCTCATGATCCTCGACGAGGTCCTCACCGGCTTCCGGGTGCACCCCGCGGGCTTCTGGGGACTCCAGGCGGAGGCGGGCGAGGATTACCTACCCGACATCCTCACCTTCGGCAAAGTCGTCGGCGGCGGTATGCCGCTCGCGGCGCTCGGCGGTCGGGCCGAGGTCATGGACCTCCTGGCGCCGCTCGGCCCGGTCTACCAGGCGGGCACGCTCTCCGGGAACCCGCTGTCGGTGGCCGCGGGCCTGGCCACGCTGCGACTCGCGACGCCCGAGGTCTACGCGACCGTCGACGCCGCGGCCGCTCGGGTGTCGTCGGCGCTGGACCGCGCGCTCGGCGAGGCTGGCGTCACCCACGCTCTGGCGTCCGCCGGGAACCTCTTCAGCGCGTCGTTCCGGGCCTCCGCTCCGCGGGACTACGCCGAGGCGCAGGCGCAGGAGTCGTTCCGGTACGCGGCCTTCTTCCACGCGATGCGCGAACACGGCGTCGCCCTGCCGCCGAGCGTCTTCGAGGCCTGGTTCCTCACCGCCGCGCACGGCGAGGACGAGCTCCAGCGCATCGAGGCCGCCCTGCCGCAGGCCGCCCAGGCTGCCGCCACTGCTCGTCCCTGACTCGCGCCCCACAGGCTCCCGCGCCAGCACAGGCGTGCCGGCACGGGGTTGGGCATCGCGGCATCAGGCGCCCGCGCGAGGGCAGGCTCTCTGGTGCTGCAGAGCCTGAGTTGGCGTGAATGCATGCTTTGACGTGGGCGCCTGACGTCGCGTGGGCGCCTGACGTCGCGTGAGTGCCTGACGTCGCGTGAGTGCCTGACGTCGCGTGAGTGCCTGAGGTCGCGTGACAAGGGGATCGTTGCGTTCCTGTGAGCAACTTCCAGCCAACCGGGAGGGCGACGCTGGCAGACTGGGGACATGGTGACGTTGTTGCTGGACCAGACGCAACTCGAGGTCGTGCTCTCGCCCATCGAACGTGCCGCCACCTTCCACCGCGAGAACGTCCGCATCGTGCGGGATACGATCACCAAGGTCCAGCTCACGGATGATGCCTGGACCTGGCTCCGCGGCGTGCCCAATCCCGGTACCCACATCCCGGGAGTTCTCGCCGCCGGGAGCTGGAAGGCCGCGGGCAGCCTGGACTTCGTGCTGATCCGCCGTCGTCGCCCGAGCGTGGTCGTCGACCTCGAGGGTGACCCGCAGTACAACCGCCTGATCCTCACCACGCGGCACGGCCTCGCGCTGACGCAGGCTCTGCGCCTGCCGGTGTCCGAAGAACCGACCACGGTGGAAGAGATCGTCGCCACCGCGCCCACGCCCGTCTCGAAGGGCAGCCGGCGCCCCGTCATCCGACCGCGCCCGGCCTGACGCTGCAGACGCAGAACGCCCTCCCGGAGTGGGAGGGCGTTCGGCGTCTGCAGCGTTCAGCTCAGCCGTGCTGCTCGTCGTCGTGCTGGTCCCCGGCGGCCGTGTGCTCCTCCGCCGGAACGTCCTCTGCGGGGGCATCCGAGGGACCATCGGCGTGCGCCTCCTCGTCCTGCGGGGCGGATTCCGTCGCCGTCGCACCGGCGTCGGCGCTCTCCGCGACCCCGCCGTCTCCCTCCGAGGAGGAGAGCGGATAGTCGCGAGGCTCGTCCTCGTAGTAGGCGCGCGCGGCGGCGGCCAGCATCGAGCTCACGGCTGCGGATCGTGGGTCCTCGTCTGCGGCGGCGTCGTCCGTCTTCCCCTCGGGCTCGGAGGCCGGCTCCGTCTCGGACGTCTCGTCGGGGTGGGCGGACCCGTCACCCGAAGCGGGGGAGGCGCCGAGGTCGGAGAAGAACTCCACGCCCGCGGGCTGCTCGGCACCGGACATCGGGTCCTGAGTGTCGGTCTCGGCCTCGCCGGCGCCGTCGGCGTCCTCCGCAGGCGCGTCATCGACCGTGGGAGCCGGCCCGGCGCTCTCCGCCTCCACCTCGACCGACGTGTCGGCCTCCGTGGGCTGCACGGACGACCCGTTTGCAGGAGAGGCGGCGTCGTCGGATACACCGGCGGACGCCGCGAACAGGGCGGCGAAGGAGCGCCGGGGGGACTCGACGGCCGCCGGGGCGGGTGCGCCGAAGACGATGTCGTCGAACGACCGCGCGGCGTCGGGATCCGTGGCGTCGCCATCGGCGGCGACGTCCGTGGCCTCTGCCGCATCGGCAGACGTCGGCGTGCCGGTCTCCTCGACCACGGGCATGACGCGAGTGGCGTCATCGTCCGCGGTGTCCTCGACCACGGGCATCACCCGGGTGGCATCGTCATCCGCGTCATCGTCCGCGGAGGTCTCCGGGGCGGGGACGTCGCCCGCGGTCTCGGCGTTCAGGTCGTCGGCGAGAGCCGCGGCTCCACCGGCCGCGAGAGCCGAGGCGGCAGCGCCGGCGGCGGCCTCGCCCGTCGTCGTCTCCGTCGCGGTGTCGCTCTCGGCGGAAGCGTCGGCGGACTGCTCGACCGCGGGCGCGGTGTCGAAGCGGCCGCCGCGCATCAGGTCGATGAACACGTCCTCCAGCGTCGGACCGCGCTGCACGAGCGTGCTCAGGGCGATGCCGGCCTCGGCCGCGACCGCGCCCACCCGGCTCGCGTCGGTGCCGCGGACGGTCAGGCCGGAGCGGAGCACCTCGATGTCGAACCCGGCGGCGACGAGGGCGGTGGTGAGCCCGGGGCGGTCGACGGAGTCGACCACGACGGAGCCGCCGGCCGGGTCGGCCAGGGTCTCGATCCCGCTCGACAGCACGAGGCGTCCCTTGGACAGCACGAGCACGTGGTCGGCCACCTGCTCGATCTCGCTGAGGACGTGCGACGAGACGAGCACCGTGCGGCCCTCATCGGCGAGGCGACGCATGAGCAGGCGCATCCAGCGGATGCCCTCCGGGTCGAGACCGTTCGCCGGCTCGTCGAACACCAGCGCTCCGGGGTCGCCGAGCAGCGCGTGGGCGACGCTGAGCCGCTGACGCATGCCGAGCGAGAAGCCACCGATGCGGGTATCCGCCTCGCTCTCCAGGCCGACGAGCGAGATCACCTCGTCGACGCGGGCCAGGCGGATGCCGTTGGCCTTCGCGGCGATGGTGAGCTGGCGGCTCGCGGTGCGGCGCGGTCGGTAGGCCGTCTCCTCCAGCACTGCGCCGATCGTCCGCAGCGGCTGACGCAGCTCTGCGTACGCGACGCCGCCGATCGTGGCGGTGCCGGACGTGGCGCGCACCTGACCGAGCAGGATGCGCAGGGTCGTCGTCTTGCCCGCGCCGTTCGGGCCGAGGAAAGCAGTGACCGCGCCGGGCTCGACCCGTGCGGAGAAGTCCGAGACGGCCGTCACCTCGTTGAAGCGCTTCGTCACGTTCGTGAACTCGAGCACCTGTCCTTCGGGCATCCGGGACCTCTCGTTGCGATGAACAGTTCCTCCTATCCTGCCGGAAAACCGCCTCTAAACCCGCATTTCGTGCGGAATCCGGCCGCACGCGACGGGGTAGCCTGGCACCCGTGACCGATACCCCCGCCGCGCCCCGTGTCCTCATCCGCACCGAAGGAGCGCTCGGGCGGCTCACGCTCAACCGCCCCGAGGCGATCAATGCGCTCGACGAGGACATGATCGCCGACATCACGAGGGCGCTCGTCGCCTGGCGCGACGACTCCGACGTGCAGATCGTCCTCATCGACGGCGAGGGGGAACGCGGCATGTGCGCCGGAGGCGACGTCCGCCGCTTGCATGCCCAGATCACGTCCGGTCATCCGGAGCGGTCCGCGGAGTTCTTCCGCGCGGAGTACGCCATGAACGCCATGATCGGCGAGTACCCGAAGCCCGTCGTCGCGCTCGCCGATGGCATCACCATGGGTGGTGGCATCGGCCTCGCGGGGCATGCCGCGATCCGCGTGGTCACGGAACGCTCGAAGCTCGCGATGCCGGAGACGCGGATCGGCTTCACGCCCGACGTCGGCGGCACGTGGCTTCTGGGCCGGGCGCCGGGGCGGCTCGGCGAGTACCTCGGTCTCACCGGCACGACGATGAACGGTGCGGACGCCGTGTACGCGGGCTTCGCCGACCATTTCGTCCCCTCCGACCGCCTCGATGCGCTGCGGGACGCTCTGGCCTACCGGGCCGATCCGACCAGCCCGAGTGAGATCGTCCTGCTCTTCGACGAAACCCCCGAGCCGTCCACTCTTCCTGCCGCGCGGGCCTGGATCGACGAGGCGTTCGCCGCCCCGACGGTGCCCGAGATCCTGGAACGGCTCCGAGCGCTCGGCACCGACGAGACGGCTGCCGTGGCCGACCTCCTCGACGGGCTGGCCCCGACCGGCCTCGTCGTGACGCTCGACGCGGTGCGGGAGGCTCGCGAGATGACCGACCTGCGCCGCGCGCTCGAGGGGGAGTACCGCCGGGTGCTGTGGTTCGTGAACGAGCACCCCGATCTCGTGGAGGGCATCCGCGCGCAGCTCGTCGACAAGGACCGCAACCCGAAGTGGCAGCCGGCCTCGCTCACCGAGCTCGACCCGGACGCCGGGGCAGCCGCCCGCGCCTACGTCCCGCAGCCTCCGCTGTTCTGACCCGCTGCTCAGCTCTCGCCGGGGAGGGCGGCGGGCCGTTCGAAGTTCACGTGCCTTGACCGCCAGATCGTGCGGAGGGCGTCCGTCACGTCAGCGGCATCGATTCCGGCGTCTTCTGCGGAGTCGACGAGTTCGCGGATCCGACGGATGACCGCTGCGGGCAGAACGGCGGCCGAGTCGGCGACCCGGGTGCCTGCGGCCGTGCGTGAGACGACCAGCCCGTCGGCCTCCAGCATCTTGTAGGCGCGGGCCGCTGTCCCCGGGGCGACCCCGAGGTCGCTGGCCGTCTGGCGGACCGAGGGGAGGCGCTCACCGGCGCCGAGCTGTCCGGAGACGATGAGACCGCGGAGCTGTCGGTAGATGTCGCGCGCCGGGAGCGCGTCGTCTGCGCCGGCCAGCGGAGAGCGTGGCGTCATCGGACGCCCTCCGCCGGCAGCGGCTCTGCGGGGGACGGGCCGGCAGATCCGCGGGAGATGGCCGGCCGCATCGCCAGCGCCGACAGCACCAGCAGCACGACAGCAGTGACCTCCAGCGCGGGCGCCACCACGCCGGCCGCGCGAGCGATGTCGGCATAACGCCAGACGACCTCGAACGTGCCTTCGCCTTCGATCGTCAGGGGGCCGATCCGCCCTGCGTTCCCGATGAACCGCCAGGCGGCCGCCACCGTGAGCAGGACGCCGCCCGTCGCGACCTGCGCGATCCCTGCGGCGATGCGGCGGCGCTCGTGGTGTTCGGCCGGAACCGTCTCGGGGCGCAGGAACGGACGGGTGGCGTTCGCCGACAGCGCCCATACCGCGGATGCGACGAGCAGCCCGCAGGAGAGCAGCACGGGGAGGCCGTAGGCCCAGCCGAAGAACCAGAGCCGCACCGGGTCGACGTCCGTGTTCGGCGCGGGGATCGCCAGGAACACGAAAGGGCCGCCGTCGACGTTCGACGAGGCGCTGCCGGACGCGATCGTCGTGAGGACGAGCACGAGCAGGGCGGATCCTGCGGCCGGGAGAGCGCCGCGGGCGCTGAACGAGAGCCAGGTCCGGCGGGTTCCCGTGACCACCGGCAGCGTCGCATGGCGGGCGCGCCGCGCCGCGATCGCCAGGGCCAGCGCAGCCAGGGCGAGGGTGGTGGCGAGGACGGGGGTGGCATAGCGCCACCAGGACACGTGATCGTCCAGCCGCAGCACGTGCCGCGCGAGCACCTCCACGGTCACCCCCGCTCCCAGGACGACCACAGCCCCGACGGCGAGGAGGCGACGTTCGGGGCCGTAGCGCGCGACGACAGCACCGGCTTCGTCGCGCGACAGCCGGGTCGCGGCAGCCCGACCCCCTCGCCACCAGGGAGTGAGCGCGAGCAGCGCGGCGACCACGATGCCGAGCGCCAGTGAGACGGCGGGCGACGAGAACACGGCACCGGCGATATCGGGCGGGGTGGCGTTCGGCATGGGGGCTCCGTTCGTTTGTGTCACCTGTCTATCACAACTTGTGTCATCTCAGTGATACATCGGGGGGTTCGCTGTGAGCGAAGGTCCGCCTGGAGGGGGATCCGAATGTCGCCGCTTCGTGGCACCCTGTCCTATGGCCGGTCGTCGGTCGGCATCCGTCTGCCGGGAGACCCGCCGCCTCCTCCTTCCTAGAAAGTCCGCCTGTGCTGGGAAAACTCCTCCTCCGATATCTGTCTCGCTACAAGTGGCTCCTCGTCGCCGTGCTGGTGTTCCAGTTCGCCAGCGCGGCTGCCACCCTCTACCTGCCGTACCTCAACGCCGACATCATCGACGAGGGCGTCGCGCAGGGTGACACCGCGTACATCTGGCGCACCGGCCTGTTCATGCTGGTCGTGTCGCTCGGCCAGATCGTGGCCTCGGTCATCGCGACCTTCTTCGCTGCCCGCGCCGCGATGGGCGCCGGCCGTGACATCCGGGCCGACGTGTTCGCCAAGGTCAGCGGCTTCTCCGAGCGCGAGGTCTCGCAGTTCGGCGCCGGATCCCTCATCACCCGCAACACGAACGACGTCCAGCAGGTGCAGATGCTGGCGATGATGGGCGCGACCATGCTCGTCACTGCCCCCCTGCTCGCGATCGGCGGCATCATCTTCGCCGTGCAGACCAGCCCCGAGTTGAGCTGGTTGATCGCCGTCGCCGTGCCGGTGCTCCTCGTCCTCGCCGCGCTGGTCATCGGGCGGATGGTGCCGCTGTTCCGCAGCTACCAGGGCAAGCTCGACAACGTGAACCGCATCATGCGGGAACAGCTCACGGGCGTGCGCGTGGTGCGGGCCTTCGTCCGCGAGCGGATCGAAGAAGAGCGGTTCCGGGGCGCGAACACCGACATCATGGTCGTCGGCCGCAAGGTCGGCTCGCTGTTCGTCCTGCTGTTCCCCCTCTTCATGCTCATCCTCAACGTGACCGTGGTCGCCGTCATCTGGTTCGGGGGCATCGAGGTCAACAACGGCACCGTGCAGGTGGGCACCCTGTTCGCTTTCATGCAGTACATCGGTCAGATCATGGGCGGCGTCATCATGGCGAGCTTCATGGCGATGATGATCCCCCGTGCCGCTGTCTCGGCTGAGCGCATCGGCGAGGTGCTGAACACCGAGTCGACGATGACCCGCCCGGCGGATGGCGTCACCGCCTTCCCGACGCCGGGCGCCGTCGCGTT includes:
- a CDS encoding enoyl-CoA hydratase/isomerase family protein, whose product is MTDTPAAPRVLIRTEGALGRLTLNRPEAINALDEDMIADITRALVAWRDDSDVQIVLIDGEGERGMCAGGDVRRLHAQITSGHPERSAEFFRAEYAMNAMIGEYPKPVVALADGITMGGGIGLAGHAAIRVVTERSKLAMPETRIGFTPDVGGTWLLGRAPGRLGEYLGLTGTTMNGADAVYAGFADHFVPSDRLDALRDALAYRADPTSPSEIVLLFDETPEPSTLPAARAWIDEAFAAPTVPEILERLRALGTDETAAVADLLDGLAPTGLVVTLDAVREAREMTDLRRALEGEYRRVLWFVNEHPDLVEGIRAQLVDKDRNPKWQPASLTELDPDAGAAARAYVPQPPLF
- a CDS encoding ATP-binding cassette domain-containing protein; protein product: MPEGQVLEFTNVTKRFNEVTAVSDFSARVEPGAVTAFLGPNGAGKTTTLRILLGQVRATSGTATIGGVAYAELRQPLRTIGAVLEETAYRPRRTASRQLTIAAKANGIRLARVDEVISLVGLESEADTRIGGFSLGMRQRLSVAHALLGDPGALVFDEPANGLDPEGIRWMRLLMRRLADEGRTVLVSSHVLSEIEQVADHVLVLSKGRLVLSSGIETLADPAGGSVVVDSVDRPGLTTALVAAGFDIEVLRSGLTVRGTDASRVGAVAAEAGIALSTLVQRGPTLEDVFIDLMRGGRFDTAPAVEQSADASAESDTATETTTGEAAAGAAASALAAGGAAALADDLNAETAGDVPAPETSADDDADDDATRVMPVVEDTADDDATRVMPVVEETGTPTSADAAEATDVAADGDATDPDAARSFDDIVFGAPAPAAVESPRRSFAALFAASAGVSDDAASPANGSSVQPTEADTSVEVEAESAGPAPTVDDAPAEDADGAGEAETDTQDPMSGAEQPAGVEFFSDLGASPASGDGSAHPDETSETEPASEPEGKTDDAAADEDPRSAAVSSMLAAAARAYYEDEPRDYPLSSSEGDGGVAESADAGATATESAPQDEEAHADGPSDAPAEDVPAEEHTAAGDQHDDEQHG
- a CDS encoding glutamate-1-semialdehyde 2,1-aminomutase is translated as MTDRNDDLFSAARAVIPGGVNSPVRAYGSVGGTPRFLASARGATVTDAAGNEYVDLVASWGPALLGHAQPEVVAAVQEAATRGLSFGAPTEGEVELAALIADRVRFGEIRPVERVRLVSTGTEATMTAIRLARGATGRDLLVKFAGHYHGHSDGLLAEAGSGVATLALPGSAGVPAPIAAQTLVIRYNDPEALAAVFAEHGPRIAAVIVEASAANMGVVPPLPGFNRLIAETAHAHGALMILDEVLTGFRVHPAGFWGLQAEAGEDYLPDILTFGKVVGGGMPLAALGGRAEVMDLLAPLGPVYQAGTLSGNPLSVAAGLATLRLATPEVYATVDAAAARVSSALDRALGEAGVTHALASAGNLFSASFRASAPRDYAEAQAQESFRYAAFFHAMREHGVALPPSVFEAWFLTAAHGEDELQRIEAALPQAAQAAATARP
- a CDS encoding GntR family transcriptional regulator — its product is MTPRSPLAGADDALPARDIYRQLRGLIVSGQLGAGERLPSVRQTASDLGVAPGTAARAYKMLEADGLVVSRTAAGTRVADSAAVLPAAVIRRIRELVDSAEDAGIDAADVTDALRTIWRSRHVNFERPAALPGES
- a CDS encoding ABC transporter ATP-binding protein, with amino-acid sequence MLGKLLLRYLSRYKWLLVAVLVFQFASAAATLYLPYLNADIIDEGVAQGDTAYIWRTGLFMLVVSLGQIVASVIATFFAARAAMGAGRDIRADVFAKVSGFSEREVSQFGAGSLITRNTNDVQQVQMLAMMGATMLVTAPLLAIGGIIFAVQTSPELSWLIAVAVPVLLVLAALVIGRMVPLFRSYQGKLDNVNRIMREQLTGVRVVRAFVRERIEEERFRGANTDIMVVGRKVGSLFVLLFPLFMLILNVTVVAVIWFGGIEVNNGTVQVGTLFAFMQYIGQIMGGVIMASFMAMMIPRAAVSAERIGEVLNTESTMTRPADGVTAFPTPGAVAFDDVEFTYPGADAPVLTGISFAAEPGETVAIVGSTGSGKTTLVSLIPRLFDVSAGSVHVGGTDVRDADVEALWDSIGLVPQRPFLFTGTVASNLRYGREDATDEELWHALEIAQGRDFVEEMPDSLDSRIAQGGTNVSGGQRQRLAIARAIVHRPQVLVFDDSFSALDLTTDARLRQALWRELPHVTKIVVAQRVSTITDADRIVVLEGGTMVGVGTHEELLETSETYREIVESQLGVDA